The Planktothrix serta PCC 8927 genome has a window encoding:
- a CDS encoding CsbD family protein — protein sequence MSMEDKIKAAATNAEGKLKAAAGELTGDNQLKAEGEAKQLQAEAMNVAADLKDQAQNLVDNLKTAAKDALDNVQKKLD from the coding sequence ATGAGTATGGAAGATAAAATCAAAGCGGCGGCTACCAATGCCGAAGGCAAATTAAAAGCCGCTGCGGGTGAGTTGACAGGCGATAACCAACTGAAAGCAGAAGGAGAAGCCAAACAATTACAAGCAGAGGCTATGAATGTAGCAGCCGATCTTAAAGACCAAGCTCAAAACCTCGTTGATAACTTAAAAACTGCGGCTAAGGATGCACTCGATAACGTCCAAAAGAAATTGGATTAG